One genomic segment of Vibrio agarivorans includes these proteins:
- a CDS encoding Gfo/Idh/MocA family protein has protein sequence MKKTVLVFGTGFAGQGHAKAFRDAGAEVVGIVGRTEHVVKEVADKMAIPYSGTDWELALELCKPDIVSIATPGGAHVEAIKQAIQFGCHVFCDKPLTESGETAQEIYQLAKERGIKTAFASSFRYMPEIMHAKKLVAEGVIGEPTEVECISHFNLDRNIPFGWSHRSEAGGGRLNNNFTHLLSIVTSVVGDNILSINGEVRNDMPKAPVVEGIHNFTERRNFIPKDIDDPSLEWRDCDVEWSYTVLAQIESRTPAAQPVSVLFKHGGLTPRFSDDHIVFHGTQGSIYIKGHYGSGPLSVWKGGEWTEVALPKEIDDQLPNIECETQRSWTHLATQLVNDLNGVEVEPYQTFEDGCRYQLIIDIIRKNDRWVDVRDLVAI, from the coding sequence ATGAAGAAAACAGTATTAGTATTTGGCACCGGCTTCGCAGGCCAAGGTCATGCAAAGGCATTTAGAGATGCTGGCGCGGAAGTCGTTGGGATTGTTGGTCGAACCGAGCATGTAGTTAAAGAAGTCGCTGACAAGATGGCAATACCCTACAGTGGGACCGATTGGGAGCTTGCGCTGGAGTTGTGCAAACCTGATATTGTCTCTATTGCCACGCCTGGTGGTGCTCACGTAGAGGCGATCAAGCAGGCTATTCAATTTGGTTGTCATGTTTTTTGTGATAAACCATTGACCGAAAGTGGGGAAACGGCACAAGAGATCTACCAACTTGCGAAAGAGAGAGGAATCAAAACTGCCTTTGCTTCGAGTTTCCGCTACATGCCAGAGATAATGCATGCGAAGAAGTTGGTTGCTGAAGGCGTGATAGGTGAACCTACAGAGGTTGAGTGCATTTCTCACTTTAACCTCGACCGCAATATCCCGTTTGGGTGGTCTCATCGTTCAGAAGCGGGCGGTGGCCGACTGAACAATAACTTTACTCACCTGTTGTCTATTGTTACTTCAGTGGTTGGCGATAACATTCTTTCGATCAATGGTGAAGTCCGTAACGATATGCCAAAAGCGCCGGTTGTTGAGGGCATTCATAATTTTACCGAGCGCCGAAACTTCATTCCAAAGGATATTGATGACCCTTCACTGGAGTGGCGTGATTGCGATGTTGAATGGTCTTATACTGTACTCGCGCAAATAGAAAGTAGAACACCTGCAGCTCAACCTGTCTCAGTTCTATTCAAGCATGGTGGTCTAACTCCCCGTTTCTCTGATGACCATATTGTTTTTCATGGGACTCAAGGTTCAATTTATATTAAAGGCCACTATGGCAGTGGGCCTTTGTCAGTATGGAAAGGTGGTGAGTGGACAGAGGTCGCTTTGCCCAAAGAGATAGATGATCAACTGCCCAATATTGAGTGTGAAACACAACGAAGCTGGACACACTTAGCAACTCAATTGGTTAACGATCTTAATGGTGTCGAGGTTGAACCCTACCAAACCTTTGAGGATGGATGTCGCTATCAATTAATTATTGATATTATTCGTAAAAATGACCGTTGGGTAGATGTAAGAGATTTGGTGGCAATCTGA
- a CDS encoding D-amino-acid transaminase, whose translation MERTVYINGEYVSESEAKISVFDRGFLFADAVYEVTAVLEGLLIDNHGHLERLERSCRELGIKLPVTSEELTEIQKTLIEKNSLIEGGVYLQLTRGCEGDRDFSYSDDIEPTLVLFTQERALINSSYAQKGIKILSMDDLRWKRRDIKTTSLLPACLAKQIAKQSGCDDVWLLENGLVTEGGSSNAYIVTADDKVVTRPLSNDILHGITRASLLQLAKDFDIEIEEREFTIEEAYEAKEAFVSSATTFIWPVVSIDGKTIGSGKPGTLATKLRDIYIKMAIDTAR comes from the coding sequence ATGGAAAGAACTGTTTATATTAACGGAGAGTATGTCTCTGAGAGTGAGGCAAAAATTTCAGTCTTTGACCGAGGCTTTTTGTTCGCTGATGCTGTCTATGAAGTGACTGCGGTATTGGAAGGATTATTGATTGATAACCATGGTCACTTAGAGCGTTTAGAGCGTTCATGTCGTGAGCTTGGGATTAAGCTACCTGTTACGTCAGAAGAGTTAACCGAGATTCAAAAGACTCTGATTGAGAAAAACAGCCTTATCGAAGGTGGTGTGTATCTACAGTTGACGCGAGGGTGTGAAGGCGACCGTGATTTTTCATACAGTGACGATATTGAACCAACACTAGTACTTTTCACACAAGAACGCGCTTTAATCAACAGTAGCTATGCTCAGAAAGGAATTAAGATCCTTTCAATGGATGACTTACGTTGGAAGCGCAGAGATATAAAGACCACCAGTTTGTTACCTGCATGTTTGGCGAAACAAATCGCCAAGCAATCTGGCTGTGATGATGTGTGGCTGCTAGAAAATGGATTGGTTACCGAAGGCGGATCAAGTAATGCTTACATTGTAACTGCTGATGATAAGGTCGTTACCCGTCCGCTGAGCAATGATATTCTCCATGGGATTACCCGCGCATCGTTACTTCAACTCGCGAAGGATTTTGATATTGAAATTGAAGAGCGCGAGTTTACTATCGAAGAAGCCTACGAAGCGAAAGAGGCGTTCGTGAGCTCAGCAACTACCTTCATTTGGCCGGTGGTGAGTATCGATGGCAAAACGATTGGCTCGGGCAAACCTGGCACGCTAGCCACTAAGCTGCGTGATATTTATATTAAAATGGCGATTGATACTGCAAGGTAA
- the dgcA gene encoding N-acetyl-D-Glu racemase DgcA: MKAQVYRNSWPIRGSFTISRGSKTQADTVVVELESEGFVGRGECVPYARYGESVESVEAELTELIPKLESGMSRDELQKVLPSAAARNAIDCAMWDLECKLKGCSVWQLLDITPKPVETAFTISIDSPKAMEKAASQNAFRPLLKVKLGGEDDIERLKAVRKGAPDSKIIIDANEAWTPELYQRILPELIELDIAMIEQPFPANDDEALSILPRPIPICADESCHDRETLSKIAGRYDMINIKIDKTGGLTEGLLLKEQAEQSGLKVMVGCMLSSSLSMAPAFVVAQGVDIVDLDGPLLLSEDIEDGFVFTDNEMLPFTSNLWG; the protein is encoded by the coding sequence ATGAAAGCACAGGTCTATAGGAATTCTTGGCCTATTCGAGGGAGTTTTACTATCTCACGTGGCAGTAAAACTCAGGCGGATACCGTGGTTGTTGAACTGGAATCAGAAGGGTTTGTTGGGCGAGGTGAGTGTGTACCCTATGCTCGTTATGGTGAATCAGTAGAAAGTGTAGAAGCGGAACTGACTGAGCTAATACCGAAGCTTGAGTCTGGAATGAGTCGCGATGAATTACAGAAAGTTCTGCCTTCCGCTGCTGCCAGAAATGCTATAGATTGTGCGATGTGGGACTTAGAGTGCAAGCTAAAAGGTTGTTCAGTTTGGCAACTACTCGATATCACACCAAAACCGGTAGAAACTGCGTTTACTATCTCAATTGATTCTCCTAAGGCGATGGAAAAAGCCGCATCACAAAATGCATTCCGTCCATTACTCAAGGTTAAACTAGGTGGTGAGGATGATATCGAAAGGCTAAAAGCCGTTCGCAAGGGAGCGCCTGACTCGAAAATCATCATTGATGCTAACGAAGCTTGGACACCTGAACTGTATCAGCGGATATTACCTGAATTGATTGAGCTCGATATCGCGATGATAGAACAACCTTTCCCAGCGAATGACGATGAGGCGTTGTCAATTTTACCGAGGCCGATACCAATCTGTGCAGATGAGTCATGCCACGACAGAGAGACACTTTCAAAGATTGCCGGCCGGTATGACATGATTAACATAAAAATTGATAAAACAGGCGGATTAACAGAAGGCCTGTTATTGAAAGAGCAAGCGGAGCAAAGCGGGCTTAAAGTAATGGTGGGTTGTATGCTCTCCTCATCTTTAAGCATGGCTCCGGCGTTTGTCGTGGCGCAAGGGGTCGACATTGTTGATCTTGATGGCCCGTTGCTTCTTAGTGAAGACATTGAAGATGGATTTGTATTTACTGACAACGAAATGTTGCCTTTCACTAGTAACCTTTGGGGATAA
- a CDS encoding LysR family transcriptional regulator, protein MKITIEQLQTFISVCHHNSFSAASKELGKHRTSVAQIIAFLEETLGLLLFERANRQLIQTEQAKQLYFYAKQTVEQAKSFEHVARSLTFNELNRITIAYSGLLPKVVLSKLRVQIESYDPQLLVNFERVDTQQVSKMLEQDIVQFAIVDVDEREAVGRLERVFLTHLNFHIMASRHHTLFKIEPKQRFEALRNMRQFIYKEHLDGVNKSKLLYSSNYEVINDMELMIQLINDGLGWGILPKTVNYLYKDATNIQLVEVSNLKDDFRIPFALWSKFDHRLTYVKELILDSIIETREEIYQLKFE, encoded by the coding sequence ATGAAGATTACGATAGAACAGCTCCAAACTTTTATTTCAGTGTGTCATCACAATTCGTTTAGTGCCGCGAGTAAAGAATTAGGTAAACATAGGACCTCAGTAGCGCAAATAATCGCATTTTTGGAGGAGACACTCGGTCTGTTGCTGTTTGAGCGAGCAAACAGACAACTCATTCAAACAGAGCAGGCAAAGCAGCTTTATTTTTATGCAAAACAAACGGTAGAGCAGGCGAAGTCTTTTGAACATGTCGCACGTTCTTTAACGTTTAATGAGTTAAATCGCATTACTATTGCATACAGTGGGTTATTGCCTAAAGTCGTCTTAAGTAAACTGCGCGTTCAAATAGAAAGCTACGATCCTCAGTTGTTGGTTAACTTTGAGCGTGTTGATACTCAACAAGTGAGCAAGATGCTTGAGCAAGACATTGTACAATTTGCAATTGTAGATGTTGACGAAAGAGAGGCTGTAGGCAGGCTCGAGCGTGTTTTTTTGACTCATTTGAACTTTCATATTATGGCTTCAAGACACCATACGTTGTTCAAAATTGAGCCGAAACAACGCTTTGAAGCATTGCGCAATATGCGTCAGTTTATCTACAAGGAGCACCTAGATGGTGTGAATAAAAGCAAGTTGCTCTATTCATCAAACTACGAAGTTATAAATGACATGGAGCTAATGATTCAATTAATCAATGATGGTTTAGGATGGGGGATATTGCCGAAAACGGTCAACTATTTGTATAAAGATGCAACCAACATTCAACTAGTCGAAGTATCAAATCTTAAAGATGATTTCCGTATTCCTTTTGCGCTATGGAGCAAGTTTGACCATCGCTTAACCTACGTTAAAGAGCTCATTTTAGATAGCATTATTGAAACAAGGGAAGAGATCTATCAGTTGAAATTTGAGTGA
- a CDS encoding IS3 family transposase (programmed frameshift), protein MTKRTRRTFSPEFKLEAAQLVTDQGYTVVEAANAMNVSKSAMDKWVRQLKQERQGVTPKASPLTPEQIEIRELKKRIAELEEHNEIIKKGYCSVDVGLTEQFSIIEKLKQSYSVAKLCKVFGIHRSSFKYWCKKPKTQSEEDVRLRALVQEAHSVSNGSAGARTIASIITNSGIKFSRYRATKLMKKLGLVSRQLPKHRYSKAAQEHIEIPNHLDRQFAVTAPNQVWVGDVTYVWAGNRWSYLAVVIDLFARKPIGWAMSFSPDSQLTGKALKMAYESRGKPSNVLFHSDQGSHYTSRKYRQTLWRYQIKQSLSRRGNCWDNSPMERFFRSLKTEWVPACGYSSLSEAWKSIVGYIIRYYSQIRPHQYNGGLTPNESERQCWETYKAVANFS, encoded by the exons ATGACAAAACGTACAAGAAGAACTTTTAGTCCCGAATTTAAGCTAGAGGCCGCTCAGTTAGTCACTGACCAGGGCTATACCGTTGTTGAAGCAGCGAATGCGATGAACGTAAGCAAGTCAGCTATGGACAAGTGGGTGAGACAACTCAAGCAAGAGAGGCAAGGTGTCACGCCAAAAGCTTCACCGCTCACCCCCGAACAGATCGAGATCCGTGAGCTTAAAAAGCGGATTGCTGAGCTGGAAGAGCACAATGAAATCATAAAAAAGG GCTACTGCTCTGTTGATGTCGGACTCACTGAACAATTCTCGATAATCGAGAAACTCAAACAGAGCTACAGCGTAGCCAAGCTGTGTAAAGTGTTCGGTATCCATCGAAGCAGTTTTAAGTATTGGTGTAAGAAGCCCAAGACTCAATCTGAAGAAGATGTTCGTCTACGAGCCCTAGTTCAAGAAGCTCACAGCGTTAGTAACGGCTCAGCCGGTGCTAGAACTATTGCGAGTATCATAACGAACTCGGGCATCAAGTTCTCTCGCTACAGAGCCACTAAACTGATGAAAAAGCTTGGGCTAGTTAGCCGACAACTTCCCAAACACCGCTACAGCAAAGCAGCTCAGGAGCACATTGAAATCCCAAATCATTTAGATAGACAGTTCGCTGTGACTGCGCCTAATCAGGTCTGGGTTGGTGACGTGACCTATGTGTGGGCTGGAAATCGTTGGAGTTATCTTGCCGTTGTAATCGACCTCTTTGCACGTAAGCCAATCGGTTGGGCGATGTCATTTTCACCCGATAGCCAACTGACAGGAAAAGCACTTAAGATGGCCTATGAGTCACGCGGTAAGCCCTCTAATGTGTTATTTCACAGCGATCAAGGCAGTCACTATACGAGTCGTAAGTACCGCCAAACGCTCTGGCGATATCAGATAAAACAGAGTCTATCTCGACGAGGAAATTGCTGGGATAACAGTCCAATGGAGCGCTTCTTTAGAAGCCTAAAAACTGAGTGGGTGCCAGCTTGTGGCTACAGTAGTTTATCCGAAGCTTGGAAGAGCATTGTTGGCTACATCATTAGATATTACAGCCAAATCAGACCGCACCAGTACAATGGTGGCCTAACACCGAATGAATCGGAGAGGCAGTGCTGGGAAACTTATAAAGCGGTGGCCAATTTTAGTTGA
- the manD gene encoding D-mannonate dehydratase ManD, producing the protein MKIEDIKIFVTNPGRNFVTVKVITDQGVYGLGDATVNGRELAVATYLEEHVKPCLIGRDAHGIEDIWQYLYMGVYWRRGPITMAAIAAIDMALWDIKGKVAGLPVYQLLGGKCRDGVGLYAHANGETIEDTLDKAEQCIEQGFKAVRLQSAIPGLSETYGVLGDKKDYFELQGNRPLPPEQQWSTSKYFKLVPELFAQAKARFGDRAEFLHDTHSRLTPIESAKLGKMLEPYNLLFLEDASIAENQENYKLIRHHTTTPLALGETYNTIWDCKDLIQNQWIDYVRTAATHAGGITGMKKIADFAAVYNVRTAPHGAPDLSPICFAAHMHLNISTHNFGIQEFVGFGNEACQSIFKHDMKLENGMILVSDAPGLGVEFDEKAAEQYTYKRSYLPVSRLEDGTLWHW; encoded by the coding sequence ATGAAAATTGAAGACATCAAAATCTTTGTAACCAACCCAGGCCGAAACTTTGTGACGGTAAAAGTCATCACAGATCAAGGTGTGTATGGGTTAGGGGATGCCACAGTCAATGGCAGAGAGCTGGCGGTTGCGACGTATTTAGAGGAGCATGTAAAACCTTGTTTGATAGGACGTGATGCTCACGGTATCGAAGACATTTGGCAATACCTCTACATGGGCGTGTATTGGCGTCGTGGACCGATTACGATGGCAGCGATTGCCGCTATTGATATGGCACTCTGGGATATCAAGGGCAAAGTCGCAGGGCTTCCGGTGTATCAACTTCTTGGCGGAAAATGTCGTGACGGGGTTGGTTTGTATGCGCACGCCAATGGTGAAACGATTGAAGATACATTAGACAAGGCTGAGCAGTGTATTGAGCAGGGGTTTAAGGCGGTGCGTCTTCAATCTGCTATCCCTGGGCTATCAGAAACTTATGGTGTGCTTGGTGATAAAAAGGATTACTTCGAGTTACAGGGTAATCGACCACTACCGCCAGAGCAGCAATGGTCAACCAGCAAGTACTTTAAGTTGGTTCCAGAGCTATTTGCACAAGCGAAAGCACGTTTTGGTGACAGAGCTGAGTTTTTACACGACACCCATAGCCGACTGACTCCGATCGAGTCTGCAAAACTAGGAAAGATGCTTGAACCTTACAATCTACTGTTCCTAGAGGATGCTTCAATCGCAGAAAATCAAGAAAACTACAAACTGATTCGCCATCATACGACGACGCCGCTCGCGTTAGGTGAAACTTATAACACGATTTGGGATTGTAAAGATCTTATTCAAAATCAGTGGATTGACTATGTACGTACCGCTGCAACGCACGCGGGTGGTATTACCGGCATGAAGAAAATCGCTGATTTTGCTGCGGTCTATAACGTCCGTACTGCACCTCATGGGGCTCCTGATTTGTCACCAATCTGCTTTGCTGCTCACATGCACCTCAATATCTCAACACACAATTTTGGTATTCAAGAATTTGTTGGGTTTGGTAATGAGGCGTGCCAGTCAATCTTCAAACATGACATGAAACTCGAAAATGGCATGATTCTCGTCAGCGATGCGCCAGGGCTTGGTGTCGAGTTTGATGAAAAAGCAGCGGAACAATATACCTACAAACGCTCATACCTTCCGGTAAGTCGTTTAGAAGATGGCACGCTTTGGCATTGGTAA
- a CDS encoding serine hydrolase domain-containing protein, with amino-acid sequence MKVSTITTAVVSITAGLATHAFAENTNPQDMLKQYLSVPGATVTMPVSATKDGFSHDFAFDAHKKFNNFHYQMGGDHALYYNARLSEFLGTAIAEPSSNTKNLEVDINSDIGDVTFNTINSGVLKLDDYVQHEHHRVQGVMMIHHGKIVYQAYPGMNPNDNHVWMSAAKSTVGLVIAQLVDEGKVNLDTSIVEYVPELKGTNWDQVSVKNALNMATGLKLEETLDSILDPQSIIVRFFSAEFGQPVPGGTDVEGWLDVVKDAEKIEGEKPGEVNRYSSATTTVLNYMVEKIENKPWTDVFEDRVWSHLGASHGIQFHLTPEGTAVAHGLVSSTLEDMAKFGTLFTPSWNKVADEQVVTPTQLEIMYQNANPVEVFQKGSKAEGFKADFVDSPLSNTFQFDAVFGDGALYKHGNLGQGIYIDPKRDFVGVYFSSNPYVAPYGEDKMMGYIREAAKVAAGK; translated from the coding sequence ATGAAAGTATCAACTATCACAACCGCTGTAGTATCTATCACTGCCGGACTTGCTACGCATGCTTTTGCCGAAAATACAAACCCACAAGATATGTTAAAACAATACCTCTCGGTACCAGGAGCTACGGTAACGATGCCAGTTTCTGCTACCAAAGATGGCTTCAGTCATGATTTTGCGTTCGATGCTCACAAAAAATTTAATAACTTTCATTATCAAATGGGGGGCGATCACGCGCTCTATTACAACGCAAGACTGAGCGAGTTTTTGGGCACTGCTATCGCTGAACCATCTTCTAATACCAAGAATCTTGAAGTCGACATCAATAGCGATATTGGTGATGTCACCTTTAACACTATAAATAGTGGCGTACTCAAACTTGATGATTACGTACAGCATGAACATCATCGCGTGCAAGGCGTAATGATGATACACCATGGTAAGATCGTATATCAGGCATACCCAGGTATGAACCCTAACGATAACCATGTTTGGATGTCAGCGGCAAAATCTACCGTCGGCCTGGTGATTGCTCAGCTAGTAGATGAAGGGAAAGTTAATCTAGATACTTCAATCGTCGAGTATGTTCCCGAACTGAAAGGCACTAACTGGGATCAAGTCAGCGTTAAAAATGCCCTCAACATGGCAACAGGCCTGAAACTCGAAGAAACACTCGATTCAATACTAGACCCACAGTCTATCATCGTTCGCTTTTTCTCTGCTGAGTTCGGCCAACCCGTACCAGGCGGAACTGATGTTGAAGGTTGGCTAGATGTTGTGAAAGATGCTGAAAAAATCGAAGGTGAAAAACCGGGTGAGGTTAACCGTTATAGCTCAGCAACTACTACAGTTTTGAACTACATGGTTGAAAAAATCGAGAATAAGCCATGGACAGACGTATTTGAAGATAGAGTGTGGAGTCACCTTGGTGCGAGTCATGGTATCCAATTTCACTTAACTCCAGAGGGTACTGCCGTTGCTCATGGCCTTGTGTCATCTACTCTAGAAGACATGGCCAAGTTTGGCACCCTATTTACACCGAGTTGGAACAAAGTCGCTGATGAACAGGTAGTCACTCCAACACAGCTTGAAATTATGTATCAAAACGCGAATCCGGTAGAGGTTTTCCAGAAAGGCTCAAAAGCAGAAGGTTTTAAAGCCGACTTTGTTGACAGTCCTTTAAGCAATACCTTCCAATTTGACGCGGTATTTGGAGATGGCGCTTTGTATAAACATGGAAATCTTGGCCAAGGTATATACATTGACCCTAAACGTGATTTCGTTGGCGTTTACTTCTCAAGCAATCCTTATGTTGCGCCTTACGGTGAGGACAAAATGATGGGCTATATCCGTGAAGCCGCTAAAGTCGCTGCTGGAAAATAA
- the dgcN gene encoding N-acetyltransferase DgcN yields MKMEQPYLLFLGDAADPLAAKVAQGIKTWRPEFCLGQFRLENCNADTGLKDLSIKQAVELGAKTLVIGVANRGGIISEAWIDVLLEALDAGMDIASGLHNKLVDVPALVAAAEKNDCSLFDVRYPTQQYPVASGVKRLGKRLLTVGTDCSVGKMYTSLAIEKEMQSQGIDADFRATGQTGILITGDGVSVDCVVADFIAGAIEEISPDNSPEHWDVIEGQGSLFHASFAGVTMGLIHGSQPDALVLCHEPTREHMRGLPTYSLPDIQTCIDANLTAARLTNPDVCCIGISVNTSAMDEQEAMSYMDMLETEVNLPVVDPFRQGVSRLVEQLKGE; encoded by the coding sequence ATGAAAATGGAACAACCTTATTTGCTTTTTCTTGGCGATGCTGCAGATCCACTAGCGGCAAAAGTTGCGCAAGGAATTAAAACTTGGCGTCCTGAGTTCTGTTTAGGGCAGTTTAGATTAGAAAACTGTAACGCTGACACAGGACTGAAAGATCTATCCATCAAGCAGGCTGTGGAGCTTGGTGCAAAGACTTTGGTAATTGGTGTAGCAAACCGCGGGGGAATTATCTCTGAGGCGTGGATTGATGTTCTATTGGAAGCTTTAGACGCTGGGATGGATATCGCCTCCGGTCTGCACAATAAACTCGTTGACGTGCCAGCACTTGTTGCGGCTGCTGAAAAGAATGACTGTTCACTATTTGATGTGCGCTACCCAACACAACAATACCCTGTTGCGAGTGGTGTTAAGCGTTTAGGAAAACGTCTACTCACTGTTGGTACTGACTGTTCGGTCGGAAAAATGTATACCTCACTTGCAATAGAAAAAGAGATGCAAAGCCAAGGAATTGATGCAGACTTCAGAGCAACAGGGCAAACTGGCATCTTGATAACAGGTGATGGAGTTAGTGTTGATTGTGTTGTCGCTGACTTTATAGCAGGTGCAATCGAAGAAATCTCACCTGATAACAGTCCGGAACATTGGGACGTGATTGAAGGGCAGGGCTCTCTATTTCATGCTTCTTTTGCTGGTGTAACGATGGGACTTATTCATGGGTCACAACCGGATGCACTGGTATTGTGTCACGAGCCTACAAGAGAGCACATGCGTGGCCTGCCGACTTATTCACTTCCTGATATTCAGACATGTATTGACGCAAATTTAACTGCCGCTCGCTTAACAAACCCTGATGTCTGCTGTATTGGTATCTCTGTCAACACTAGCGCGATGGATGAGCAAGAAGCGATGTCATACATGGATATGCTGGAAACTGAAGTTAACTTGCCGGTTGTCGATCCATTCCGTCAAGGCGTTTCACGATTGGTTGAGCAATTGAAGGGTGAATAA
- the alr gene encoding alanine racemase — protein MQTPTARINLNAIKHNYSVLKELSGNQKLIAVIKGNAYGHDANEVAHALPNADAFAVARIEEAINLRRSGIEQPILLLEGCFCHKELLKASQFNLDTVVHSHNQLEDIERFPLPSPIKVWLKVDTGMHRLGVQPQDVEHYMRRLEAFDYVAEDIHFLSHLSCADNPSSDKTASQISVFSSALENVNGLKSLANSAGILLWPNSQFDVARAGIALFGISPQITRTGKDFGLIPAMTFETSLISKRDHQKGQAVGYGETWVASQDTTLGVIAVGYGDGYPRSGSNNAYVYINGRLAPVVGRVSMDMIVVDLGPKSKDQCGDIVELWGNNLPIEHVAKSAQAIPYELTIQLTSRVSKEHCFESIY, from the coding sequence ATGCAAACCCCAACGGCACGGATCAATCTAAATGCAATCAAGCATAATTATTCAGTACTCAAGGAACTCAGTGGCAATCAAAAACTCATTGCTGTTATTAAAGGTAATGCCTATGGACATGACGCAAATGAAGTTGCACATGCCCTTCCCAATGCAGATGCTTTCGCCGTGGCACGAATAGAAGAAGCCATTAATTTGAGACGTTCGGGAATAGAGCAACCAATTCTGCTATTAGAGGGATGCTTCTGTCATAAAGAACTACTCAAAGCTTCTCAATTTAATCTAGACACGGTTGTTCACAGCCATAATCAATTAGAAGATATAGAGCGTTTTCCTTTACCTAGTCCAATCAAGGTATGGCTAAAGGTAGATACCGGTATGCATCGACTCGGTGTTCAACCTCAAGATGTTGAACACTATATGCGACGTTTAGAAGCTTTTGATTACGTGGCTGAAGATATCCATTTTCTTAGTCATTTGAGCTGTGCTGACAACCCGTCAAGTGACAAAACAGCATCCCAGATATCCGTATTTAGTTCAGCATTAGAAAACGTTAATGGCCTAAAAAGCCTGGCTAATTCGGCTGGTATTTTACTTTGGCCAAATTCTCAGTTCGATGTGGCTCGTGCCGGAATCGCCCTTTTCGGCATCTCTCCCCAAATAACGCGTACAGGTAAAGATTTTGGCTTAATACCTGCGATGACCTTTGAAACCTCATTGATCTCTAAACGTGACCATCAAAAGGGTCAAGCCGTGGGCTATGGTGAAACATGGGTGGCATCACAAGATACAACGCTCGGTGTTATCGCTGTAGGGTATGGTGATGGTTATCCTAGGTCTGGTTCAAATAACGCTTATGTATACATTAACGGAAGATTAGCGCCAGTCGTTGGCCGAGTTTCAATGGATATGATTGTTGTTGATTTAGGCCCTAAGTCCAAAGATCAGTGCGGTGATATCGTCGAGTTATGGGGCAACAACCTCCCTATCGAGCACGTTGCTAAATCTGCTCAAGCGATACCATATGAACTGACCATACAACTCACGTCACGAGTGAGTAAAGAACACTGCTTTGAGTCAATATACTAA